A stretch of the Uranotaenia lowii strain MFRU-FL chromosome 3, ASM2978415v1, whole genome shotgun sequence genome encodes the following:
- the LOC129756838 gene encoding uncharacterized protein LOC129756838 has product MRCAVCNYYTWSYFIALAEITVSFKVASALLACSRISDPDRDVGCYDVEPIFVLLVLYNFLSFMLIIGVAKRMEKMLQIYQTCTITLKASAIIRRVILSITEYNEANMDKTAAEMKIIIMFTLIFTLEALVVSGAVRKMRREQQEPLYYVDVV; this is encoded by the exons ATGCGATGTGCAGTGTGCAATTACTATACGTGGAGCTATTTTATTGCTCTGGCGGAAATTACCGTCTCATTTAAGGTGGCCTCAGCGCTTTTGGCCTGCTCCAGGATATCTGATCCAGATCGAGATGTCGGTTGTTACGATG TGGAACCGATATTTGTGCTGCTAGTTCTTTACAATTTCCTATCATTTATGCTCATTATTGGGGTGGCAAAG cgtatggaaaaaatgcttcaaatatATCAAACATGTACAATAACCCTCAAAGCTTCCGCCATTATTCGACGAGTAATTTTATCAATCACTGAATACAATGAAGCCAACATGGATAAAACTGCTGCAGAAATGAAGATAATTATTATGTTTACAT TAATTTTTACGCTAGAGGCTTTGGTAGTTTCTGGAGCCGTCCGCAAAATGCGTCGGGAGCAGCAGGAACCACTTTACTACGTGGATGTGGTGTAA
- the LOC129753090 gene encoding uncharacterized protein LOC129753090, translating into MKFSHIINYIIDRHVPKRSAATDLRAPWVTTELLQMKAIKNKALRYYLRNKSLHAKNQYRKLNAAYKKVCTRCYQGYLIRIQRGFKTRPKSFWQYIKVQRKESGLPSYMFLEDKSATSDLDICNLSADKFRSTFDSGSISTDQLTIAASNVPRQCTSFHHIVIDEDTILKATAKLKSSVSAGPDGIPATFLKQYLSHMLTSIKRIFQASLTESTFPSIWKEAYMFHVHKKGDRKNVKNYRGISARSTTTNILPFTSFVQDSFAKGSQTDVIYTDLTAAFDKVNHKIAIAKLDRIGICGSLLE; encoded by the exons ATGAAGTTCTCCCATATCATCAACTACATCATCGATCGTCACGTACCAAAACGCTCAGCAGCCACTGACCTACGTGCTCCCTGGGTCACGACAGAGTTGCTACAAATGAAAGCAATCAAGAACAAAGCCCTCCGCTACTACTTGAGGAACAAGTCTCTCCACGCCAAAAACCAATATCGCAAACTTAACGCGGCTTATAAAAAAGTATGCACGCGTTGTTACCAGGGCTACCTTATCCGGATTCAGCGTGGCTTTAAAACTAGACCCAAATCGTTTTGGCAGTACATTAAGGTCCAACGGAAAGAATCGGGCCTACCGTCCTACATGTTTTTGGAAGACAAGTCGGCAACCTCGGACCTTGATATCTGTAACCTCTCCGCTGACAAATTCCGTAGTACTTTTGATTCTGGTTCAATATCCACGGACCAGTTGACTATTGCGGCTAGTAACGTTCCACGTCAGTGCACTTCCTTTCATCACATCGTAATCGATGAAGATACCATCTTGAAGGCGACTGCTAAGCTGAAATCCAGTGTttctgcaggtccggatggcattCCAGCGACTTTCctaaaacaatatttatcaCATATGCTGACTTCTATAAAAAGAATCTTCCAAGCATCGCTCACGGAATCCACGTTCCCTTCCATTTGGAAAGAGGCTTATATGTTCCACGtccacaaaaaaggtgacagaAAGAACGTTAAAAATTATCGCGGTATTTCTGCC CGCTCTACTACAACAAACATATTGCCGTTCACATCTTTCGTGCAAGACAGCTTTGCCAAAGGATCTCAAACCGACGTAATCTACACCGACCTGACCGCAGCTTTCGACAAGGTAAACCACAAAATAGCCATAGCCAAACTAGATCGTATCGGTATTTGCGGCTCTTTACTGGAATAG